The Solibacillus sp. FSL W7-1436 genome window below encodes:
- a CDS encoding chromate transporter produces MIFWEIFIAFLIPNLLAYGGGPASIPLIEHEVVDRYGWMTQSEFSEFLALANSLPGPIATKMAGYIGFEVGGFLGSIIALFATVAPTLILMITLLNLLHKYRDSPKVMRLSSFVLPAIAVLLITLTFDFAKSSYESNKLIPTILMIVGSYLALEKFKVPSIIVIVVGLLIGGFIL; encoded by the coding sequence ATGATATTTTGGGAAATTTTCATTGCATTTTTAATACCAAACCTTTTGGCATACGGTGGGGGACCAGCTTCTATCCCGTTAATCGAACATGAAGTGGTAGACAGGTATGGATGGATGACGCAAAGTGAATTCAGTGAGTTTCTTGCTTTGGCAAATTCACTGCCCGGTCCTATTGCAACAAAGATGGCGGGCTATATCGGTTTTGAAGTCGGCGGATTTTTAGGGAGTATTATAGCATTATTCGCAACAGTTGCCCCTACCCTGATTTTAATGATTACACTATTGAACCTCCTGCATAAATATAGAGATTCGCCTAAAGTAATGCGGTTATCAAGCTTTGTATTACCGGCAATCGCTGTATTATTAATTACATTAACATTCGATTTCGCAAAGTCTTCCTACGAATCAAATAAACTGATTCCTACAATTTTAATGATTGTCGGCAGCTATCTCGCTTTGGAAAAATTCAAAGTTCCTTCTATTATAGTAATCGTCGTCGGGTTATTGATTGGCGGATTTATTTTATAA
- a CDS encoding chromate transporter has product MKIQIQLFKAFFVSGILGFGGGPTIIPLLHKEVVEKYKLMTDDDFSDVLSIGNTLPGPIATKMAGYIGYRIGGIFGLVNALFASVMPTVLLIIILLNSLKEFSNSDFINNMSKGVIPIVTVMMGLYAFDFLKKSHKALGLKISAIIFLYSFITIVVFDLHPGIIIASLLILAFALPAKGGKAQ; this is encoded by the coding sequence GTGAAAATTCAAATCCAGTTGTTTAAAGCTTTTTTTGTGTCCGGAATTCTCGGCTTCGGCGGGGGTCCGACAATTATTCCATTACTTCACAAAGAAGTGGTAGAAAAATATAAACTTATGACAGACGATGATTTTTCTGATGTGCTATCAATCGGAAACACATTGCCTGGCCCGATTGCGACAAAGATGGCAGGCTATATTGGTTACCGTATAGGCGGAATTTTCGGGTTAGTCAATGCCCTGTTTGCCTCGGTCATGCCTACTGTACTATTAATTATTATTCTATTAAATTCTTTGAAAGAATTCAGCAACTCCGATTTTATCAATAATATGTCTAAAGGGGTCATACCGATTGTGACAGTTATGATGGGGCTCTATGCATTCGATTTCCTAAAAAAATCGCATAAAGCTTTAGGTCTGAAAATCAGCGCTATTATTTTCTTATATAGTTTTATAACAATTGTTGTATTTGATCTCCACCCTGGGATTATCATTGCTTCCCTCTTAATATTAGCATTTGCACTGCCGGCTAAAGGAGGAAAAGCACAATGA
- a CDS encoding ABC transporter ATP-binding protein encodes MTILQLQNVTGGYTRKPVIQDLSFEINKGELVGLIGLNGAGKSTTIKHIIGTLLPRSGEIRLNGVTLKENLDKYRSSFSYIPETPVLYEELTLKEHLQLTAMAYGLDERTLEKRSEVLLKEFRMEKRLNWFPSHFSKGMRQKVMIMCAFLVDPSLYIIDEPFVGLDPLGIQSLLDQMDDKKRAGASILMSTHILSTAEKHCDRIILLHEGRVRAQGTMNDLRKAFNMPTATLDDLYIAMTKEQDNEQHA; translated from the coding sequence GTGACAATTTTACAACTGCAAAATGTAACAGGTGGTTATACGAGAAAGCCTGTTATTCAAGATTTATCATTTGAAATTAACAAAGGGGAGCTCGTTGGATTAATCGGCCTTAACGGTGCCGGGAAAAGTACAACGATCAAGCATATTATTGGCACGCTCTTACCGCGCTCTGGAGAAATTCGTTTAAACGGTGTGACGCTGAAGGAAAATTTGGACAAGTACCGATCAAGTTTCTCCTATATTCCGGAAACACCCGTACTATATGAAGAATTAACATTAAAAGAACATTTACAGTTAACGGCAATGGCCTATGGTTTAGATGAAAGAACGTTGGAAAAGCGCTCCGAAGTTTTATTGAAGGAATTCCGTATGGAAAAGCGATTAAACTGGTTCCCGTCGCACTTTTCAAAAGGGATGCGCCAGAAGGTAATGATTATGTGCGCATTTTTAGTCGATCCAAGCCTGTATATTATCGATGAGCCGTTTGTCGGATTGGACCCGCTTGGCATTCAGTCATTGCTTGACCAAATGGATGATAAAAAACGTGCAGGTGCATCGATATTAATGTCGACACATATTTTATCGACTGCAGAAAAACATTGTGACCGCATCATTTTGCTTCACGAAGGTCGGGTACGTGCACAGGGGACTATGAATGATTTACGCAAAGCGTTCAATATGCCGACTGCGACACTGGATGATTTGTATATTGCGATGACAAAGGAGCAGGACAATGAACAGCATGCATAG
- a CDS encoding ABC transporter permease, with protein MNSMHSVWAKRFEHYIGEVMKYMRFVFTGHIAIVLVFIAGAGGYQYSEWLKVVQPDFPAEWLIAIIVGGLVAFSRPVTLLKEPDQVYLLPLESQMPNYFKKAMNWTFWSQLLVPVVLYIIAIPLLKEVTTLSVGEIWLTAAFIAVLKFINVRAEFNYRYANRGNAILLDRFVRAIVSIIGIQMTLTDGLLGIVFLIMMAYYTFTLKKKVQDNPVPYEHFIKLEQNRMMRFYRFANYFTDVPHLKGSVKRRAWLDIAYKAISYKKENTQAYLIYRTFIRTDDHFYLWVRLTAISAVIAMFISIPFVTWIVAGALAFATTLQLKYALMSAGDFRMDMLYPIPRDTRKQAVAKLLRQLSIVQAIIVTLCAMTQPQFYIIPVVIIAVSELTMRMSK; from the coding sequence ATGAACAGCATGCATAGTGTATGGGCTAAGCGCTTCGAGCATTACATCGGCGAAGTGATGAAGTATATGCGCTTCGTCTTTACAGGGCATATTGCGATTGTCCTTGTCTTTATCGCGGGGGCAGGTGGCTATCAGTACAGCGAATGGCTGAAGGTCGTGCAGCCGGATTTCCCGGCAGAGTGGCTCATTGCCATTATAGTAGGGGGATTAGTGGCATTCAGCAGACCTGTCACATTGCTGAAAGAACCCGATCAAGTATACTTGCTGCCGCTGGAAAGCCAAATGCCGAACTATTTTAAAAAGGCGATGAACTGGACATTTTGGTCACAGCTGTTAGTGCCGGTCGTTCTGTATATAATAGCGATTCCGCTGTTGAAAGAGGTTACAACACTCAGCGTGGGTGAAATTTGGCTGACTGCTGCATTTATCGCAGTGTTGAAATTCATTAATGTTCGCGCCGAATTCAACTACCGCTATGCAAATCGTGGTAATGCCATTTTACTCGACCGGTTTGTACGGGCAATCGTATCGATTATCGGGATTCAAATGACATTGACAGACGGTTTGCTGGGCATCGTATTTCTTATTATGATGGCTTACTATACATTTACATTGAAGAAAAAAGTACAGGATAATCCAGTGCCTTACGAGCATTTTATTAAGCTTGAGCAAAACCGCATGATGCGTTTTTACCGCTTTGCCAACTACTTCACAGATGTCCCGCATTTAAAGGGTTCTGTAAAGCGTCGTGCATGGCTTGATATTGCGTATAAAGCGATCAGCTATAAAAAGGAAAACACACAGGCCTATTTAATTTACCGTACGTTTATCCGGACAGATGACCATTTTTATTTATGGGTACGGTTAACGGCGATTTCAGCTGTTATTGCGATGTTTATTTCGATTCCATTTGTAACTTGGATCGTTGCAGGAGCACTGGCATTTGCGACAACACTTCAGCTTAAGTATGCGCTTATGTCTGCAGGAGATTTCCGTATGGACATGCTTTACCCGATCCCGCGCGATACGAGAAAACAGGCTGTCGCAAAACTGCTTCGCCAACTGAGCATTGTACAGGCCATTATCGTGACACTTTGTGCAATGACGCAGCCGCAGTTTTACATCATTCCGGTTGTCATTATTGCAGTGAGTGAACTGACGATGAGAATGTCAAAATAA
- a CDS encoding DUF3267 domain-containing protein — MHCWKTINIEREYGTGRLVLLAITLFILVFCFSYIAFSFNFNGKHIDRHLWLVLLVIPFIYPMHKLLHYFALFQHRKSLVIRFKIQHFMPIVRMRLQNGIPKKSYIFALLTPFVVINAALITGGIYFPEYAHYFSALLAFHCCICLMDFLYVKNLMYAPNNAIIEETPRGYEILVPLDI; from the coding sequence ATGCATTGTTGGAAAACGATCAACATTGAGCGCGAATACGGTACGGGAAGACTTGTATTACTGGCAATCACCCTTTTCATCCTTGTATTCTGCTTTTCATACATTGCATTTAGTTTTAATTTTAACGGTAAGCATATCGATCGCCATTTATGGTTAGTTTTATTAGTAATACCTTTTATTTATCCTATGCATAAATTATTACATTATTTCGCTCTGTTTCAACATAGAAAATCACTCGTCATTCGCTTTAAAATTCAACATTTCATGCCGATTGTCCGGATGCGTCTGCAGAATGGCATTCCAAAAAAGTCTTACATTTTCGCACTTTTAACACCTTTTGTTGTTATTAATGCTGCATTGATCACCGGGGGCATTTACTTTCCCGAATATGCGCATTATTTTAGCGCTTTGCTCGCATTCCACTGCTGTATCTGTCTTATGGATTTTTTATATGTGAAAAATTTAATGTATGCACCAAACAATGCTATAATTGAAGAAACGCCAAGGGGTTATGAAATTTTAGTTCCGCTTGATATTTAG
- a CDS encoding quinone oxidoreductase family protein gives MKAILLDEFGDTDVLKVQTVEKPVPNDNEVLIKVISTSVNFADIKTRIGKYHAAGPPPLILGLEVLGIVEEAGTQVQHTNVGDYVIAFPKKGSYAEYTVADAMLTYPIPAQHYRKFQGAPLVAFTSYYLIKKVARLEKNESIVIHGAAGGVGTTAIQVAKCLGAKNVIGTVSRRSKVQEAINAGADYVVVLEEENAIDKILQYTNGQGVDVILDSIAGEVTENSFDYLKKYGRLVIFGDSSGTPANIQSHLLHSSCRSVLGYSIGSMRNDQPQLLMEVSNEVISLIADDKVKIHIGAEFQLEDAAQAHQFMESRNALGKIIIHINEV, from the coding sequence TTGAAAGCGATACTATTAGACGAATTCGGAGATACAGATGTTTTAAAAGTTCAAACAGTTGAAAAACCTGTTCCAAATGACAATGAAGTACTCATTAAAGTGATTTCAACAAGTGTTAATTTTGCAGATATTAAAACTCGAATTGGGAAATATCATGCAGCAGGCCCTCCGCCTTTAATTTTAGGTTTAGAAGTTTTAGGGATCGTTGAGGAAGCGGGTACACAAGTTCAACATACAAACGTTGGAGATTATGTTATTGCATTCCCTAAAAAAGGTTCGTATGCCGAATACACTGTAGCAGATGCCATGTTGACATATCCTATTCCTGCACAACATTACAGAAAATTTCAAGGAGCTCCACTCGTAGCATTTACATCATACTATTTAATAAAAAAAGTGGCTCGCTTAGAAAAAAATGAATCAATCGTTATCCATGGAGCAGCAGGGGGAGTAGGAACAACAGCTATTCAAGTTGCAAAATGTTTAGGCGCTAAAAATGTAATAGGTACAGTTAGTAGAAGAAGTAAAGTACAAGAAGCCATAAATGCAGGTGCAGATTATGTTGTTGTTTTGGAAGAGGAAAATGCGATTGATAAAATTCTTCAATATACGAACGGACAGGGAGTCGACGTTATACTTGACTCAATTGCTGGGGAAGTGACTGAAAACTCGTTCGACTATTTAAAAAAATACGGAAGGCTTGTAATATTCGGTGATTCAAGTGGAACTCCTGCAAATATTCAATCCCATTTACTGCATTCAAGCTGTCGATCTGTTTTAGGCTATAGCATTGGTTCAATGCGTAATGATCAGCCACAGTTATTAATGGAAGTTTCAAATGAAGTAATTTCGTTAATCGCTGACGATAAAGTAAAGATTCATATTGGCGCAGAGTTTCAACTTGAAGATGCAGCACAAGCTCATCAATTTATGGAAAGTAGAAATGCTTTGGGTAAAATAATTATTCATATCAATGAAGTTTAA
- a CDS encoding CaiB/BaiF CoA transferase family protein, which produces MTKPLEGIRVLDLTRILSGPYCTMLLGDMGADIIKIESPEGDDTRKWGPPFLENESAYYLSVNRNKRSLVLNLKSPEGKEIFIKLLKNADVVVENFRPGQMEKFGLGYEVLKEINPKVILASISGFGQTGRYSNKPGYDVIAQGMGGLMSVTGEDGRAPVKAGFSIADIGSGMWAIIGILLALNSRNQTGKGQWVDASLLDTMISWQTFLATGFLATGENPKPLGNAHQSIVPYQAFESSDGYFNIGVGNDSLWEKMCNFLNLKHLIHHPNYKTNNDRVRNRTQLIAILQEKFKSKTSKEWINLFESHGIPAGPIYNFEELFQDEHVHDREMVQSVPHPTIGDLQLTGIPIKLSDTPGEITSPPPLLGQHSTEILEEIGYTLDEIEKLYRNNVSSTTQPQYKRQIS; this is translated from the coding sequence ATGACAAAACCACTTGAAGGAATAAGAGTGCTAGATTTAACAAGAATATTAAGCGGACCATACTGTACCATGCTTCTGGGTGATATGGGAGCAGATATTATTAAAATCGAATCCCCTGAAGGAGATGACACGAGGAAATGGGGACCTCCATTTCTCGAAAATGAAAGCGCATACTATTTGAGTGTAAACCGGAATAAAAGAAGTTTAGTCCTGAACTTAAAATCTCCTGAAGGAAAAGAAATATTTATCAAATTACTGAAAAATGCCGATGTGGTCGTTGAAAATTTCAGACCAGGCCAAATGGAAAAATTCGGTCTTGGTTACGAAGTGTTGAAAGAAATTAATCCTAAAGTAATATTAGCATCTATATCAGGCTTTGGCCAAACTGGGCGTTATTCAAATAAACCTGGTTATGATGTTATCGCTCAAGGAATGGGAGGCTTAATGTCTGTTACTGGTGAAGATGGCCGTGCCCCAGTAAAAGCAGGCTTTTCCATAGCAGATATTGGATCTGGAATGTGGGCCATTATTGGGATATTACTAGCATTGAATAGCCGTAACCAAACCGGTAAAGGTCAGTGGGTGGACGCTTCCTTACTGGATACGATGATTAGTTGGCAAACATTTTTGGCAACCGGATTTTTAGCTACCGGAGAAAATCCAAAACCTTTAGGAAATGCCCATCAATCAATCGTTCCTTATCAAGCCTTTGAGTCTTCAGACGGTTATTTCAATATCGGGGTAGGAAATGATTCACTTTGGGAAAAAATGTGCAATTTTTTAAATTTAAAACACTTAATCCATCATCCTAACTATAAAACAAATAATGATCGGGTTCGTAATCGAACTCAACTAATTGCTATATTACAAGAGAAATTTAAGTCAAAAACTTCTAAAGAGTGGATTAATTTATTTGAATCTCATGGTATTCCGGCAGGACCTATTTATAACTTCGAGGAACTATTCCAAGACGAACATGTCCATGATCGAGAAATGGTACAATCTGTTCCTCACCCAACAATTGGTGATTTGCAGTTAACAGGGATTCCAATCAAGCTTTCAGATACGCCTGGAGAAATAACGTCTCCCCCACCATTGCTTGGTCAGCATTCTACCGAGATACTTGAGGAAATTGGCTATACGTTGGACGAAATAGAAAAACTATATAGAAATAACGTCTCAAGCACTACTCAACCTCAGTACAAAAGACAAATTAGTTAG
- the yyaC gene encoding spore protease YyaC — MEQGKEQRSEELIENNLENYERLDNVKEMLIEMFQKHENDQIIFICIGTDQSTGDSFGPFVGKYLTESEFSCPVYGTIAHPVDALNLKQVVEMVKTKYDNPIIVAIDASVGNERHIGKIFFKQGALRPGKYAMKVLPLVGDYHLSAVVNVRDSIIRLKKLHETRLHFILQLSLKVASLILEANYLANTKKDE, encoded by the coding sequence ATGGAGCAAGGAAAAGAACAAAGGTCAGAGGAGCTTATCGAAAATAACTTGGAAAATTATGAACGATTGGATAATGTGAAAGAAATGCTGATCGAAATGTTTCAAAAACACGAAAATGACCAGATTATTTTTATTTGTATTGGAACTGATCAATCAACTGGAGATTCATTTGGTCCTTTTGTTGGTAAGTATTTAACTGAATCAGAATTTTCCTGTCCAGTGTATGGAACGATAGCGCATCCGGTAGATGCACTTAACTTAAAGCAAGTTGTGGAAATGGTAAAAACAAAATATGATAATCCGATTATTGTCGCTATCGATGCAAGCGTTGGAAACGAAAGGCATATTGGGAAAATATTTTTTAAACAAGGTGCATTACGTCCTGGAAAGTATGCGATGAAAGTTTTGCCTCTTGTTGGAGATTATCATTTGTCAGCTGTAGTAAATGTTCGGGATTCAATCATCAGATTAAAAAAATTACACGAAACACGATTACATTTTATTTTGCAATTATCTTTGAAAGTGGCCTCTCTTATTCTAGAAGCAAATTATTTAGCAAATACCAAAAAAGACGAGTAG
- a CDS encoding SLC13 family permease: MSLELFAIIFLVGMFIIGSIFPVNIGVLGFVAAFVIGVLVSGMETKAVLGVFPADLFVLLTGITFMFSIVQKNGTIDLIASWGLKLVRGNLGLIPWVVFFLGTALAALGTSVVALASILAPLVLRLAYKFKINALMMGTLLIVGLTAGAFSPLNLFGLIVKGVLESRGLPHEPVILMVNVLLFCFVVGLIVFVVLGGIKNFKLSSKNVSDAQLRTAAAYASDEEFEEEENIFDNVKLDWYKAATLIGIGVLIYMALFLEFHMGFSAFTIGLILAFMRPSLQTEVVKAIPWPVILMVTGIVTYVGVLDAIGSIDYMTDLISGLNNSYVASLVASYTGGIISSFASTTGFLAAIIPLVTPILEDPTISSTGVVAAIAISSSIVDLSPFSTNGALLLSNCKPSEERSFFRKLLVMSGIFIVIGPLAAWLLFVVVGVPWG, translated from the coding sequence ATGAGTTTGGAATTATTCGCTATTATCTTTTTAGTCGGTATGTTCATCATTGGTTCAATCTTCCCCGTAAATATTGGTGTTCTTGGTTTTGTAGCTGCTTTTGTTATTGGCGTTCTTGTTTCCGGCATGGAAACTAAAGCTGTTCTCGGCGTATTCCCGGCAGATTTATTTGTATTATTAACGGGGATTACGTTTATGTTCTCCATTGTTCAAAAAAATGGGACAATCGATTTAATCGCAAGTTGGGGCTTAAAGTTAGTAAGAGGAAATTTGGGGTTAATTCCATGGGTAGTTTTCTTCCTGGGCACAGCACTAGCTGCGCTTGGAACATCTGTTGTAGCACTAGCTTCAATTTTAGCTCCTTTAGTTTTACGTCTAGCCTATAAATTTAAAATTAATGCATTAATGATGGGAACTTTGTTAATTGTCGGTTTAACAGCAGGCGCATTTTCACCCTTAAACTTATTCGGCCTTATTGTTAAAGGCGTATTAGAAAGCCGTGGTTTACCGCATGAACCTGTCATTTTAATGGTTAACGTTTTATTATTCTGCTTTGTAGTCGGTTTAATCGTGTTTGTTGTTTTAGGCGGGATTAAAAACTTCAAGCTAAGTTCAAAAAATGTATCTGATGCTCAACTTCGTACTGCTGCTGCGTATGCATCTGACGAAGAGTTTGAAGAAGAAGAAAATATTTTTGACAATGTAAAACTAGATTGGTATAAAGCTGCTACTTTAATCGGTATTGGTGTATTAATTTATATGGCATTATTCTTGGAATTTCATATGGGCTTCTCTGCATTTACAATCGGTTTAATTTTGGCGTTCATGCGTCCTTCATTACAAACTGAAGTTGTTAAAGCCATTCCTTGGCCAGTAATTTTGATGGTAACAGGTATCGTAACGTATGTAGGTGTTCTTGATGCTATCGGTTCTATCGACTATATGACTGACTTAATATCCGGTTTAAACAATTCATATGTCGCATCACTAGTAGCTTCTTATACAGGCGGGATTATTTCATCTTTCGCTTCAACAACTGGATTCCTAGCAGCCATCATTCCTTTAGTAACACCTATTTTGGAAGATCCAACTATATCTTCTACTGGTGTAGTGGCTGCAATTGCAATTTCTTCAAGTATCGTAGATTTAAGCCCATTCTCTACTAATGGTGCATTACTTTTATCAAACTGTAAGCCAAGCGAAGAACGTTCTTTCTTCCGTAAACTATTAGTAATGTCGGGTATTTTCATTGTAATTGGTCCACTTGCAGCTTGGTTACTATTCGTAGTAGTAGGAGTGCCTTGGGGGTAA
- a CDS encoding YtxH domain-containing protein — MKAKSFLLGITTGIVSGAAVVLFTAPQSGTNLRQNLLENTKNAKSKLQDVQHELNNVKQSITTLKAEVQNSMPSIVNELKDNFSNFKTQIEPETINLKQEIEKLQNSISEIEKNIPSNRNNE, encoded by the coding sequence ATGAAAGCAAAATCATTTTTACTTGGTATTACAACAGGTATCGTTAGCGGTGCAGCTGTCGTTTTATTTACAGCACCACAATCAGGAACAAATTTAAGACAAAATCTATTGGAAAATACAAAAAACGCCAAATCAAAGCTCCAGGACGTTCAACATGAACTGAATAATGTAAAGCAATCGATTACAACTTTAAAAGCAGAAGTACAAAATAGTATGCCCAGTATAGTAAATGAATTAAAGGATAATTTCTCAAATTTCAAAACTCAGATTGAACCGGAAACAATAAATCTAAAACAAGAAATAGAGAAATTACAGAATTCTATCAGTGAAATCGAGAAAAATATTCCTTCAAATAGAAATAACGAGTAA
- a CDS encoding HIT family protein gives MSDCLFCKIIAGEIPSIKVYEDEHTFAFMDIAPLTKGHTLLIPKTHCKDLFEMPEDVARNLYAAAPKVANAIKAAFNPAGMNTINNNGAEAGQTVFHYHLHLVPRYDEKDGLVVSWNGRSQEFPPDVLSTLSEEIKSHL, from the coding sequence ATGAGTGATTGCTTATTTTGCAAAATCATTGCCGGTGAAATTCCAAGTATTAAAGTTTATGAGGATGAGCATACTTTTGCCTTCATGGATATTGCCCCGTTAACAAAAGGTCATACATTGTTAATACCGAAAACGCATTGCAAAGATCTATTTGAAATGCCGGAAGATGTAGCACGTAATTTATATGCTGCTGCCCCGAAAGTGGCTAATGCCATTAAAGCTGCTTTTAACCCGGCTGGTATGAATACGATCAATAACAACGGTGCAGAAGCAGGTCAAACTGTTTTCCATTACCATCTGCATCTCGTTCCGCGCTATGATGAAAAAGATGGACTGGTTGTCAGCTGGAATGGTCGTTCACAGGAATTCCCGCCGGATGTGCTGTCTACACTTTCCGAGGAAATTAAATCACACTTATAA
- a CDS encoding YjcZ family sporulation protein — protein MGGGGYNGGGYGSGFALLVVLFILLIIVGAAFIY, from the coding sequence ATGGGTGGCGGAGGTTACAACGGCGGCGGCTACGGCTCTGGCTTTGCTCTTTTAGTTGTATTGTTTATCTTGTTGATTATTGTAGGTGCAGCTTTCATCTACTAA
- a CDS encoding GntR family transcriptional regulator, protein MRDYFKSDQYNPLANSIAQQLFEQILLGELKPNEKIVETTYAEKFNLSRSPVREAFYLLGTEGIIDRIPRKGAYVREYSEVEIQDLLDVRNQMEYMAAEKIENPGSNEKLLEKMKTITEQMAVCEDIIEYTHLNFAFHSILIEFSGSTIIRDVYDKISLRLMRIQAIHFELSESLAKSISEHQALYEALKVGDMELFKQLLRTHTGGVIINLRKYKSGVYI, encoded by the coding sequence GTGAGAGACTATTTTAAATCAGATCAATACAATCCTTTAGCTAATTCCATTGCTCAGCAATTATTTGAGCAAATTTTATTAGGTGAATTAAAACCGAACGAAAAAATTGTCGAGACGACTTATGCCGAGAAATTTAATTTGAGCAGATCACCTGTCCGTGAAGCATTTTATTTATTGGGTACGGAAGGAATAATTGATCGGATTCCTCGAAAAGGAGCGTATGTAAGAGAATATAGCGAAGTTGAAATACAAGACTTGCTGGATGTACGTAATCAGATGGAGTATATGGCTGCTGAGAAGATCGAAAATCCTGGGAGCAATGAAAAACTATTAGAAAAAATGAAAACGATTACTGAACAGATGGCTGTATGTGAGGATATTATCGAGTATACTCATTTGAATTTCGCTTTTCATAGCATCTTGATTGAGTTTTCAGGAAGCACCATTATTCGGGATGTATACGATAAAATCAGCCTACGTTTAATGCGAATACAAGCCATTCATTTTGAATTGAGCGAATCGTTAGCGAAGTCAATTTCAGAGCACCAGGCACTATATGAAGCACTGAAAGTTGGAGATATGGAGCTTTTTAAACAGTTACTACGTACTCATACAGGCGGTGTAATTATTAATTTACGCAAATACAAATCAGGTGTTTATATATAA
- a CDS encoding HTH-type transcriptional regulator Hpr yields the protein MALTEDLYSQREAMLFSQRVAQLSKALWKAIEKDWQTWIKPFDLNINEHHILWISYHLKGASISDVAKFGVMHVSTAFNFSKKLEERGLLTFSKRDEDKRNTYVELTDKGAELILRMYDHYHDTEHTILTGALPLKELYGRFPEFLDVMAVIRNIYGDDFIEIFERSFFNFKETIDDKGKPSITTTL from the coding sequence ATTGCTTTGACAGAAGATTTATACTCGCAACGTGAGGCTATGTTATTTAGCCAAAGAGTCGCACAACTTTCGAAAGCACTATGGAAAGCTATCGAAAAAGATTGGCAAACATGGATTAAACCTTTTGATTTGAATATTAATGAACACCATATTTTATGGATTTCATATCATTTGAAAGGTGCTTCCATTTCAGATGTAGCTAAATTTGGTGTCATGCATGTATCTACCGCTTTCAACTTTTCAAAGAAATTAGAAGAACGTGGATTACTTACTTTCTCAAAACGTGATGAAGACAAACGTAATACATATGTTGAGTTGACTGATAAAGGTGCAGAACTCATCCTGCGTATGTATGATCATTATCACGATACAGAACATACAATTTTGACAGGTGCATTGCCATTAAAAGAACTTTACGGACGTTTCCCGGAGTTTTTGGATGTAATGGCTGTTATCCGCAATATTTACGGGGATGACTTCATCGAAATATTCGAACGTTCTTTCTTTAACTTCAAAGAAACAATCGATGACAAAGGAAAGCCGTCAATTACCACAACTTTATAA
- a CDS encoding antibiotic biosynthesis monooxygenase family protein encodes MNFYVTSGTPDYMEKLIAKNPQHPLILLHGNGNSVVLHETDKKSIFAVPRKFEVIAQDGQFTQKGYFTFFNMPIMSDERPVFEKKALDVIPALNTNDAVIAYRLLRPVKAETYLFIIQWGGPASYEVWKASDEYKTSFAPVFEGTTQVLQSMFNSSSYITTYSAASKE; translated from the coding sequence ATGAATTTTTATGTAACTTCAGGAACACCTGACTATATGGAAAAATTAATCGCAAAAAATCCACAGCACCCTTTAATTTTATTGCATGGAAATGGAAATTCGGTGGTGTTGCACGAAACAGATAAAAAATCTATTTTCGCAGTCCCCCGCAAGTTTGAAGTCATTGCACAGGATGGGCAGTTTACACAAAAGGGCTATTTTACTTTTTTCAATATGCCCATTATGTCAGATGAACGTCCGGTTTTCGAGAAAAAAGCTCTCGACGTCATCCCTGCATTGAACACCAATGATGCTGTAATTGCCTACCGTTTATTGCGTCCGGTTAAGGCGGAAACCTATTTATTTATTATTCAATGGGGCGGACCTGCTTCCTACGAAGTATGGAAAGCCAGCGATGAGTATAAAACTTCATTTGCCCCTGTTTTTGAAGGTACGACACAAGTGTTGCAGTCGATGTTTAACTCATCCTCTTATATTACGACATATAGTGCAGCTTCAAAAGAATAA